From a single Peromyscus maniculatus bairdii isolate BWxNUB_F1_BW_parent chromosome 4, HU_Pman_BW_mat_3.1, whole genome shotgun sequence genomic region:
- the LOC102915091 gene encoding olfactory receptor 5W2-like, with protein sequence MEIGNCSATEFLFLGITNNPVIKVILFIIFLFIYLIILIENLGMIILIRMDHQLHMPMYFFLSHLSFSDVCYSTAVCPKMLVGLLAKSSNSISFLGCVLQFFIFCVFTDVECMLLAMMAFDRYKAISTPLLYAVDMSSKVCYQLLALVYLVGIVDAVIHTTLTFRLCFCGSNEINHFFCDLPPLYLLSCSDIQVNELALFTVFGFIELSTISGVLVSYCYIILSVLRIRSTKGRFKAFSTCTSHLTAVAIFQGTMLFMYFRPSSSYSLDQDKMTSLFYTLVIPMLNPLIYSLRNKDVKEALQKLTTKSWF encoded by the coding sequence atggagATTGGGAACTGCTCAGCCACTGAGTTCCTTTTCTTGGGTATTACCAATAACCCTGTGATCAAAGTgattttatttatcatatttttatttatttatctcattaTTCTTATTGAAAATCTTGGAATGATTATTTTGATCAGAATGGACCACCAGCTTCACATGccaatgtacttcttcctcagtcACCTCTCATTCTCTGATGTCTGCTATTCCACTGCAGTTTGTCCTAAGATGTTAGTGGGCCTACTTGCCAAAAGCAGcaattcaatttcttttcttgggTGTGTTCTGCAGTTCTTCATCTTCTGCGTCTTTACAGATGTGGAGTGTATGCTGCTGGCAATGATGGCATTTGATCGATACAAGGCAATCAGCACTCCCTTGTTATATGCAGTAGATATGTCCAGCAAGGTGTGCTACCAACTCCTGGCTTTGGTTTACTTGGTGGGTATTGTAGATGCTGTGATACACACAACACTGACATTTCGCTTGTGTTTCTGTGGGTCCAATGAGATCAaccatttcttctgtgatttaCCTCCACTCTACCTCCTATCCTGCTCTGACATACAAGTCAATGAATTGGCCTTATTTACTGTTTTTGGTTTCATTGAACTGAGCACAATATCAGGAGTCCTCGTCTCTTACTGTTACATCATTTTATCAGTCCTGAGGATCCGCTCTACTAAGGGAAGGTTCAAAGCTTTCTCCACCTGTACCTCCCATTTAACAGCAGTTGCAATTTTTCAGGGAACAATGTTATTCATGTATTTTCGTCCAAGCTCTTCTTATTCTCTAGATCAAGACAAAATGACCTCACTATTTTACACCCTAGTGATTCCCATGTTGAACCCCCTCATTTACAGCCTGAGGAACAAGGATGTTAAAGAGGCCCTGCAAAAACTGACAACAAAATCTTGGTTCTAA